The Saccharomonospora glauca K62 genome has a segment encoding these proteins:
- the aspS gene encoding aspartate--tRNA ligase has translation MLRTHDAGTLRAEHVGQTVTLTGWVARRRDHGGVIFIDLRDASGVAQVVFREGEMAERAHALRSEYCLKVTGEVSRRPEGNENPDIPTGDIEVLVTDLEVLSESAALPFPIDERLEVGEETRLRYRYLDLRRSGPARIMRLRSEVNRVAREVLHRHGFLEIETPTMTRSTPEGARDFLVPARLKPGSWYALPQSPQLFKQLLMVGGLERYYQIARCYRDEDFRADRQPEFTQLDIEMSFVEQDDVIALAEDVLAALWKLVGVEVTTPFRRMTYAEAMSKYGTDKPDLRFGLELVELTDFFAETPFRVFQAPYVGAVVMPGGADQPRRTLDAWQEWARQRGHKGLAYVLVGEDGTLGGPVAKNLSETERENLVDAAGAKPGDCIFFAAGKPKDARQLLGMARVEIAHRLGLIDENSWSFVWVVDFPMFEPAEDSDDVSVGGGKWTALHHAFTSPTPEWIDKFESDPGNALAYAYDIVCNGNEIGGGSIRIHRADVQKRVFEVMGLSQEEAQEKFGFLLDAFQYGPPPHGGIAFGWDRIVMLLSGAESLREVIAFPKTGGGYDPLTGAPAPITAQQRKEAGVDAKPTATPQR, from the coding sequence GTGCTCCGCACTCACGACGCCGGCACGCTGCGTGCCGAGCACGTTGGCCAGACAGTCACCCTCACCGGATGGGTGGCCCGGCGGCGCGATCACGGTGGTGTGATCTTCATCGATCTCCGGGACGCGAGCGGCGTGGCCCAGGTGGTCTTCCGCGAGGGCGAGATGGCCGAGCGTGCCCACGCGCTGCGTTCCGAGTACTGCCTGAAGGTCACCGGTGAGGTGTCGCGGCGGCCGGAGGGCAACGAGAACCCGGACATCCCCACCGGTGACATCGAGGTGCTGGTCACCGATCTGGAGGTGCTGTCGGAATCGGCCGCGCTGCCGTTCCCGATCGACGAGCGGCTGGAGGTGGGGGAGGAGACCCGCCTGCGCTACCGCTACCTCGACCTGCGCCGCTCCGGCCCGGCGCGGATCATGCGCCTGCGCAGCGAGGTCAACCGCGTCGCCCGCGAGGTGCTGCACCGGCACGGCTTCCTCGAGATCGAGACGCCGACCATGACCCGCTCGACTCCCGAGGGCGCGCGCGACTTCCTGGTGCCCGCTCGCCTGAAGCCGGGCTCCTGGTACGCGCTGCCGCAGTCGCCCCAGCTGTTCAAGCAGCTGCTGATGGTCGGCGGGCTGGAGCGCTACTACCAGATCGCGCGCTGCTACCGCGACGAGGACTTCCGTGCCGACCGGCAGCCCGAGTTCACCCAGCTCGACATCGAGATGAGCTTCGTCGAGCAGGACGACGTCATCGCCCTGGCGGAGGACGTCCTGGCGGCGCTGTGGAAGCTCGTCGGGGTCGAGGTCACCACGCCGTTCCGGCGGATGACCTACGCGGAGGCGATGAGCAAGTACGGCACCGACAAGCCGGACCTGCGCTTCGGACTCGAACTGGTCGAACTCACCGACTTCTTCGCCGAGACGCCGTTTCGCGTCTTCCAGGCTCCCTACGTCGGGGCCGTGGTCATGCCCGGTGGGGCCGACCAGCCGCGCCGCACGCTCGACGCCTGGCAGGAATGGGCCAGGCAGCGTGGCCACAAGGGACTGGCCTACGTGCTCGTGGGCGAGGACGGCACGCTCGGCGGTCCGGTCGCCAAGAACCTGTCGGAGACCGAGCGCGAGAACCTCGTGGACGCCGCGGGCGCCAAGCCGGGCGACTGCATCTTCTTCGCCGCGGGCAAGCCCAAGGACGCGCGTCAGCTGCTCGGCATGGCTCGGGTGGAGATCGCCCACCGACTCGGCCTGATCGACGAGAACTCCTGGTCGTTCGTGTGGGTGGTGGACTTCCCGATGTTCGAGCCGGCCGAGGACAGCGACGACGTCAGCGTCGGCGGCGGCAAGTGGACCGCGCTGCACCACGCGTTCACCTCCCCGACCCCCGAGTGGATCGACAAGTTCGAGTCCGATCCGGGCAACGCCCTGGCCTACGCCTACGACATCGTCTGCAACGGCAACGAGATCGGCGGCGGTTCGATCCGTATCCACCGCGCCGACGTGCAGAAGCGCGTGTTCGAGGTCATGGGCCTTTCCCAGGAGGAGGCGCAGGAGAAGTTCGGCTTCCTGCTCGACGCCTTCCAGTACGGGCCGCCGCCGCACGGCGGTATCGCGTTCGGCTGGGACCGCATCGTGATGCTGCTCTCCGGAGCCGAGTCGCTCCGCGAGGTGATCGCCTTCCCGAAGACAGGTGGCGGTTACGACCCGCTCACCGGTGCGCCGGCGCCGATCACCGCGCAGCAGCGCAAGGAGGCGGGCGTCGACGCCAAGCCGACGGCGACTCCGCAACGCTGA
- a CDS encoding MBL fold metallo-hydrolase produces the protein MLVVGFPAGAFRANCYLVAAGPGGECVVVDPGEGAEEGIERALREHELTPAAVLATHGHYDHVASAAAVADTHGVAVHIRPEDRHLLTDPLAGLGPELGAVVGTVTLPEPAAVEPLSEGPLDLAGLRIEVLHTPGHTPGSVVFGLRTEEGGRVALTGDTLFAGSVGRTDLPGGDPAALATSLRTTVLSLADDTVVLPGHGGSTTIGRERAGNPFLT, from the coding sequence GTGCTCGTCGTCGGATTCCCGGCAGGAGCGTTCCGCGCGAACTGCTACCTCGTCGCCGCCGGGCCCGGAGGCGAGTGTGTCGTCGTCGACCCCGGCGAGGGGGCCGAAGAGGGGATCGAGCGGGCATTGCGGGAGCACGAGTTGACCCCGGCCGCCGTGCTCGCCACCCACGGCCACTACGACCACGTCGCCTCGGCCGCGGCCGTGGCCGACACGCACGGCGTCGCCGTCCACATCCGACCGGAGGACCGGCACCTGCTGACCGACCCGCTCGCCGGGCTCGGACCGGAGCTGGGCGCCGTGGTCGGCACGGTGACCCTGCCCGAACCCGCGGCGGTCGAGCCCTTGTCCGAGGGACCGCTCGATCTCGCCGGGCTACGGATCGAGGTGCTCCACACGCCGGGCCACACCCCGGGGTCGGTGGTGTTCGGGCTGCGCACCGAGGAAGGCGGCAGGGTGGCGCTGACCGGCGACACGTTGTTCGCGGGCTCGGTGGGCCGCACCGATCTGCCGGGCGGCGACCCGGCCGCCCTGGCCACCTCGCTGCGGACCACGGTGCTCTCGTTGGCCGACGACACGGTGGTCCTGCCCGGACATGGGGGCAGCACCACGATCGGCCGGGAACGGGCGGGCAACCCGTTTCTCACCTGA
- a CDS encoding DUF948 domain-containing protein, whose translation MSAGQIAALIAAGAFVLLVLFLAIALVKLGRTLDEATIAIRKAHENTDPILTGANETITHVNTQLERVDGITANAQAVSGNVSALTSLFTATLGGPLVKAAALSYGISKALRSRRRKAEEGKHSRRGRRKGGRR comes from the coding sequence GTGTCGGCAGGGCAGATCGCCGCGTTGATCGCCGCAGGCGCCTTCGTGCTGCTGGTGTTGTTCCTGGCGATCGCGTTGGTCAAGCTCGGCCGCACGCTGGACGAGGCCACGATCGCGATCCGGAAGGCGCACGAGAACACCGACCCGATCCTCACCGGGGCGAACGAGACGATCACTCACGTCAACACGCAGTTGGAGCGAGTGGACGGCATCACGGCCAACGCGCAGGCGGTCTCCGGGAACGTCTCGGCCCTGACGTCGCTGTTCACGGCCACGCTCGGCGGCCCGCTGGTCAAGGCAGCAGCACTGTCCTACGGCATCAGCAAGGCGTTGCGCTCGCGGCGTCGCAAGGCCGAGGAGGGCAAGCACTCCCGCCGCGGACGGAGGAAGGGCGGTAGGCGATGA
- a CDS encoding YibE/F family protein — MRRLLLVLLAPIAAATLIAVGVLYPWEGGPEQYENSGGTPVDGVVTAATAGPCLAPGEVRVGEPDPDDRRCLSVEVSLEDGPAAGTTITKILPLEPSSPRFAVGDEVVLAYSGAEATDPASYQLRDFQRGVPLLVLGTLFAAAVLLLGRWQGLASLAALGISFAVIIVFVLPAILAGRSPLPVAIAAAGLIMFVALYLTHGFSARTSVAVLGTMVSLTLIGVLSAVFSAAANLTGLDTDTSTLIGALGGNVDARGLLLAGIVIGALGVLDDVTVAQASAVWELRRANPALTWRELYAAGLRIGRAHVGSAVNTLVLAYAGAALPLLLLSSLADVGLSPILQSQDVAQEIVRTLTGSIGIIAAVPLTTVLAAVVAVRDDPPETEKAAEDADEEVSSPASPRSG; from the coding sequence GTGCGACGTCTGCTGCTGGTCCTGCTGGCCCCGATCGCGGCGGCGACGCTGATCGCCGTGGGCGTGCTGTATCCCTGGGAAGGCGGCCCCGAGCAGTACGAGAACTCGGGAGGCACCCCCGTCGACGGCGTGGTAACGGCCGCCACGGCCGGTCCCTGCCTCGCGCCGGGGGAAGTACGGGTGGGAGAACCCGATCCGGACGACCGGCGGTGTCTGTCGGTCGAGGTGTCGCTGGAGGACGGTCCGGCGGCGGGCACGACGATCACCAAGATCCTTCCTCTCGAACCCAGCAGTCCCCGCTTCGCCGTGGGCGACGAGGTGGTGCTGGCCTACAGCGGCGCCGAGGCCACGGACCCGGCGTCGTACCAGCTGCGCGACTTCCAACGAGGCGTGCCGCTGCTGGTGCTGGGGACGCTGTTCGCGGCCGCGGTCCTGCTGCTCGGGCGCTGGCAGGGGCTGGCGTCGCTCGCGGCCCTGGGCATCAGCTTCGCCGTCATCATCGTCTTCGTGCTTCCCGCGATCCTCGCCGGACGCAGTCCTCTCCCGGTGGCGATCGCCGCGGCGGGCCTGATCATGTTCGTCGCGCTATACCTGACCCACGGGTTCTCCGCCCGCACGTCGGTCGCCGTGCTCGGCACAATGGTCAGCCTCACCCTGATCGGCGTGCTGTCGGCCGTGTTCTCGGCGGCGGCCAATCTGACGGGACTCGACACCGACACGAGCACGCTCATCGGCGCGCTCGGGGGGAACGTGGACGCCCGTGGCCTACTACTCGCCGGCATCGTGATCGGCGCGCTCGGTGTCCTCGACGACGTGACCGTGGCCCAGGCGAGCGCGGTGTGGGAGCTGCGCCGGGCCAATCCCGCGCTCACGTGGCGCGAACTGTACGCGGCGGGGCTGCGAATCGGACGTGCCCACGTCGGTTCGGCCGTGAACACGCTCGTCCTCGCCTACGCGGGCGCGGCGCTGCCCCTGCTGCTGCTCTCCTCGCTGGCGGATGTGGGACTGTCGCCGATCCTGCAGTCCCAGGACGTGGCGCAGGAGATCGTGCGCACGCTCACGGGCAGCATCGGCATCATCGCCGCCGTGCCCCTGACCACGGTGCTGGCCGCCGTCGTCGCCGTGCGCGACGACCCTCCCGAGACGGAGAAAGCGGCCGAGGACGCCGACGAGGAGGTCAGTTCTCCAGCGTCGCCACGAAGCGGCTGA
- a CDS encoding enoyl-CoA hydratase/isomerase family protein: MNKGLEFRTDAEIAKLTFARPEKMNAISHEMWSAIPDVVAEVEADPTVKVLVVTGTGGQFSAGADIGEFRTLRSTAEGAAAYDRAVTAAVRALTTMRKPSIAMIHGNCIGGGCQLAVACDFRFVATDATLGITPAKLGIVYDFTSTRQLVTLVGPAHARYLLLSARLVDARRAAEMGLVNEVFDPDELEKTTMEFARTLCERSQVSIRGMNEIIERILEGQRESDAEVERIRSEAVRSADYAEGVAAFLERRPPRFN; encoded by the coding sequence ATGAACAAGGGGCTCGAATTCCGCACCGACGCCGAGATCGCCAAGCTGACGTTCGCGCGGCCGGAGAAGATGAACGCCATCAGCCACGAGATGTGGTCGGCGATTCCCGACGTGGTCGCCGAGGTCGAGGCCGACCCGACCGTGAAGGTCCTCGTGGTGACCGGGACGGGTGGTCAGTTCTCGGCGGGGGCCGACATCGGCGAGTTTCGTACCCTACGGTCCACCGCCGAGGGGGCGGCGGCCTACGACCGGGCGGTGACGGCGGCGGTGCGGGCGCTCACCACCATGCGCAAGCCGAGCATCGCGATGATCCACGGCAACTGCATCGGCGGTGGGTGTCAGCTCGCGGTGGCGTGCGACTTCCGGTTCGTGGCGACGGACGCGACGCTCGGTATCACGCCGGCCAAACTCGGCATCGTCTACGACTTCACGTCGACACGGCAGCTCGTCACGCTCGTCGGACCGGCCCACGCGCGGTACCTGTTGCTGTCGGCGCGGCTCGTGGACGCGCGGCGGGCCGCGGAAATGGGCCTGGTCAACGAGGTGTTCGACCCGGATGAGCTGGAGAAGACCACGATGGAGTTCGCGCGTACCCTCTGCGAGCGCTCCCAGGTGTCGATCCGGGGAATGAACGAGATCATCGAGCGCATTCTCGAAGGACAGCGGGAGTCCGATGCGGAGGTGGAACGCATCCGCAGCGAGGCCGTCCGCAGCGCCGACTACGCGGAGGGCGTCGCCGCCTTCCTGGAACGCCGCCCGCCCCGCTTCAACTGA
- a CDS encoding replication-associated recombination protein A — protein sequence MHQDELFRVNPDVAERPSPSEGRREHSAPPNAPLAARMRPRSLDEVVGQRHLLGEGAPLRRLVEGATPASVLLYGPPGTGKTTLANLVSTATGRRFVALSALSAGVKEVRGVIEEARRRRAYAAEDTVLFIDEVHRFSKTQQDALLGAVEDRTVLLVAATTENPSFSVVAPLLSRSLVLQLRPLTDEDIAELVRRAVADERGLAGAVEVTDDAVRHLVRLAAGDARRALTALEAAAEAATATGSSTVDLATVESTVDKAAVRYDRDGDQHYDVVSAFIKSIRGSDVDAALHYLARMIEAGEDPRFIARRLVVHASEDIGMADPTALQTAVAAAHAVQFIGMPEGRLALAQATVHLATAPKSNAIITAIDAALADVRSGGVGTVPPHLRDGHYAGAAALGNARGYRYPHDVPEGVLAQQYPPDELVGRDYYRPSRHGAERTLYERVPKLRRTIRGGGR from the coding sequence GTGCACCAGGACGAACTCTTCAGGGTGAATCCGGACGTCGCCGAGCGGCCGTCTCCGTCGGAGGGACGGCGTGAACACTCCGCGCCGCCGAACGCGCCCCTCGCGGCGCGGATGCGGCCCCGCTCGCTCGACGAGGTCGTCGGCCAGCGGCACCTGCTGGGGGAGGGCGCGCCGTTGCGCAGGCTCGTGGAGGGCGCCACCCCGGCCTCGGTGCTGCTGTACGGCCCACCGGGCACGGGCAAGACCACGCTCGCCAACCTCGTCTCCACGGCCACCGGGCGGCGGTTCGTGGCGCTGTCGGCCCTGTCTGCGGGGGTGAAGGAGGTCAGGGGCGTCATCGAGGAGGCCCGGCGTCGCCGTGCCTACGCCGCCGAGGACACGGTGCTCTTCATCGACGAGGTGCATCGGTTCTCCAAGACCCAGCAGGACGCGTTGCTGGGCGCGGTGGAGGACCGCACCGTCCTGCTGGTGGCGGCCACCACGGAGAACCCGTCGTTCTCGGTGGTCGCGCCGTTGCTGTCGCGTTCGCTCGTGCTCCAGCTGCGGCCGCTGACCGACGAGGACATCGCCGAGCTCGTCCGTCGTGCCGTCGCCGACGAGCGCGGTCTCGCCGGGGCCGTGGAGGTCACCGACGACGCCGTGCGGCACCTCGTGCGACTCGCGGCGGGGGACGCGCGCCGGGCCCTGACGGCGCTGGAGGCGGCGGCCGAGGCCGCCACGGCCACGGGGAGCTCCACCGTGGACCTCGCCACCGTGGAGTCCACGGTGGACAAGGCCGCCGTCCGCTACGACCGGGACGGTGATCAGCACTACGACGTCGTCAGCGCGTTCATCAAGTCGATTCGGGGCTCCGACGTCGACGCCGCCCTGCACTACCTCGCCCGCATGATCGAGGCGGGGGAGGACCCCCGGTTCATCGCCCGCAGGCTCGTGGTGCACGCGAGCGAGGACATCGGGATGGCCGACCCCACCGCCCTGCAGACGGCCGTCGCCGCCGCCCACGCCGTCCAGTTCATCGGCATGCCCGAAGGACGTCTCGCGCTCGCCCAGGCGACCGTGCACCTTGCCACGGCACCCAAGTCGAACGCCATCATCACGGCCATCGACGCCGCCCTCGCCGACGTGCGTTCCGGCGGGGTGGGTACGGTTCCTCCGCATCTGCGGGACGGTCACTACGCCGGTGCGGCCGCGCTCGGCAACGCCAGGGGCTACCGCTACCCGCACGATGTGCCCGAGGGCGTGCTCGCCCAGCAGTACCCGCCCGACGAGCTGGTCGGGCGGGACTACTACCGGCCCAGTCGGCACGGCGCCGAGCGGACCCTGTACGAACGTGTCCCCAAGTTGCGCCGCACGATTCGGGGAGGCGGTCGGTAG
- a CDS encoding IclR family transcriptional regulator has product MNGETRQFATPRSRSVLARGLSLLDAFSTGEPELTLAEIAKRTGLPKPTAHRLLGDLVEWGAVEKSGPGSYRLATKLFWLGQLVPLHRVLREAALPHLERLHEVSGENVNLAVPDSVYSLFVERVTGRDAMPLRVRVGARMPAHCAATGKVFLAWGGRERLRQLVSVGLTRYTPRTIVLPGLLHRDLERVKERGVAFTYEEAEPGVAAVAAPVYGRGGRVVAALSVTGRAQTLDLDRFGHAVRAAATAVSEALPSSV; this is encoded by the coding sequence GTGAATGGGGAGACGAGGCAGTTCGCGACGCCGCGGTCTCGGTCGGTACTCGCTCGTGGGCTGTCCCTGTTGGACGCGTTCAGCACGGGTGAGCCGGAGCTGACCCTCGCCGAGATCGCCAAGCGGACCGGGTTGCCCAAGCCCACGGCTCACCGGTTGCTCGGCGACCTCGTGGAGTGGGGCGCGGTCGAGAAGTCGGGTCCCGGCAGCTACCGGTTGGCCACCAAGCTGTTCTGGCTCGGTCAGCTCGTGCCCCTGCACCGGGTGCTGCGCGAGGCGGCCCTGCCGCACCTGGAACGCCTGCACGAGGTCAGCGGGGAGAACGTGAACCTCGCCGTGCCGGACAGCGTCTACTCGCTGTTCGTCGAGCGCGTGACCGGGCGCGACGCCATGCCCTTGCGGGTCCGGGTCGGCGCGCGGATGCCGGCGCACTGCGCGGCGACGGGCAAGGTCTTCCTCGCCTGGGGCGGGCGGGAACGGCTCCGGCAGCTCGTGAGCGTCGGGCTGACTCGGTACACGCCGAGGACCATCGTGCTTCCGGGACTGCTCCACCGCGATCTCGAACGGGTGAAGGAGCGCGGGGTCGCCTTCACCTACGAGGAGGCGGAGCCGGGGGTCGCCGCCGTCGCGGCACCCGTGTACGGGCGGGGAGGCCGGGTCGTGGCCGCGCTGTCGGTGACGGGGCGGGCCCAGACGCTCGACCTCGACCGCTTCGGGCACGCGGTGCGAGCGGCGGCCACGGCGGTGTCGGAGGCCCTGCCGTCCAGCGTGTGA
- a CDS encoding thiamine pyrophosphate-requiring protein: MGSDETSPQTAATGYTTSKAFLEALAEGGVRYVFANLGSDHPGILEAYAQARVEGREHAFPELVICPHESVAMAAALGYAQVTGVPQAVMVHVECGTQNIGGMLHNAAKGRIGVLMYAGASPFTQEGELFGSRNEFIQWIQDVHDQRGIVRGYTKYDNEIRTGANVKQLVHRALQIARSAPAGPVYLVGPREVMESEAPTRQADAAHFPPVAPAALAPDVVDRVASALAEARRPVVVTSYLGRDREAVPALVELCEAAGAGVLESVPSYVNFPADHPLHWGFQWNDQHHNPLLEEADVVLVLGSDVPWIPTKNRPNAEARVFVVDEDPLKDQMPLWHVPAELFARADLGTAVRQLHHRVAELADPAVVARRRELAAAEHERLWAERARRETPVGETITPEYLVACVRDAIDDDTLVLTEAITHYPTVSWHLHRTVPGSLLGSGAGSLGWAIGAAVGAKLAEPERTVVSLVGDGSYLFGVPSSVFWMARRYGAPSLTVVFDNKGWNAPKASTLGVHPKGTAAQRDDFGVHFTDRPDLPGIAEAAGGAWGRTVEAASELKDALAEALAAVRAGRPAVLAVRVPEM; encoded by the coding sequence GTGGGCTCCGACGAGACCTCTCCCCAGACAGCCGCCACCGGCTACACCACCAGCAAAGCGTTCCTCGAGGCGCTCGCCGAAGGCGGCGTCCGGTACGTCTTCGCCAACCTCGGCAGTGATCACCCCGGCATCCTGGAGGCCTACGCGCAGGCGCGCGTCGAAGGCCGCGAGCACGCTTTCCCCGAGCTGGTGATCTGCCCGCACGAAAGCGTGGCGATGGCGGCGGCCCTCGGTTACGCGCAGGTCACCGGGGTCCCCCAGGCGGTCATGGTGCACGTCGAGTGCGGGACGCAGAACATCGGCGGCATGCTCCACAACGCCGCCAAGGGCCGCATCGGCGTCCTGATGTACGCCGGGGCCTCGCCCTTCACGCAGGAGGGCGAGCTGTTCGGCAGCCGAAACGAGTTCATCCAGTGGATCCAGGACGTCCACGACCAGCGCGGCATCGTGCGGGGCTACACCAAGTACGACAACGAGATCCGCACCGGTGCCAACGTCAAACAGCTCGTGCACCGGGCGTTGCAGATCGCGCGCAGCGCTCCCGCCGGGCCGGTGTATCTCGTGGGGCCGCGCGAGGTGATGGAGTCGGAGGCGCCGACTCGGCAGGCCGACGCGGCTCACTTCCCGCCCGTGGCGCCCGCCGCGCTGGCCCCCGACGTCGTGGACCGCGTGGCGAGCGCGCTCGCCGAGGCGCGTCGACCCGTGGTCGTGACCTCCTACCTGGGCCGCGACCGCGAGGCGGTGCCCGCGCTCGTGGAGTTGTGCGAGGCGGCGGGCGCCGGGGTCCTGGAGTCGGTGCCCTCCTACGTCAACTTCCCCGCCGACCATCCGCTGCACTGGGGCTTCCAGTGGAACGACCAGCACCACAACCCGTTGCTGGAAGAGGCCGACGTGGTGCTGGTGCTGGGCAGCGACGTGCCGTGGATCCCGACGAAGAACCGCCCGAACGCGGAGGCTCGGGTGTTCGTCGTCGACGAGGACCCGCTGAAGGACCAGATGCCGTTGTGGCACGTGCCCGCGGAGCTGTTCGCCAGGGCCGACCTCGGCACCGCGGTGCGGCAGTTGCACCACCGGGTCGCCGAGCTGGCCGACCCGGCGGTCGTCGCGCGTCGCCGGGAGCTCGCCGCGGCCGAGCACGAGCGGCTGTGGGCGGAGCGGGCGAGGCGGGAGACGCCCGTCGGTGAGACGATCACGCCGGAGTACCTCGTCGCCTGCGTGCGGGACGCCATCGACGACGACACCCTCGTGCTGACGGAGGCGATCACGCACTACCCGACGGTGAGCTGGCACCTGCACCGCACCGTGCCGGGATCGCTGCTCGGCTCCGGCGCCGGATCGCTCGGGTGGGCCATCGGCGCCGCCGTCGGCGCCAAGCTCGCCGAGCCGGAGCGCACGGTTGTGTCGCTGGTGGGGGACGGCTCGTACCTCTTCGGGGTGCCGTCCTCGGTGTTCTGGATGGCCCGCCGTTACGGTGCGCCCTCGTTGACCGTCGTGTTCGACAACAAGGGGTGGAACGCGCCCAAGGCGTCCACGTTGGGAGTGCACCCGAAAGGCACGGCGGCGCAACGCGATGACTTCGGCGTCCACTTCACCGACCGGCCCGACCTGCCCGGTATCGCCGAAGCGGCGGGCGGGGCATGGGGAAGGACCGTCGAGGCGGCGAGCGAGTTGAAGGATGCCCTGGCCGAGGCCCTGGCCGCGGTGAGGGCGGGTCGGCCCGCGGTCCTCGCCGTGCGGGTGCCCGAGATGTGA
- a CDS encoding peptidylprolyl isomerase, whose product MATNQQRREAAKRKLERQLARRAERERRRRIVGVAVTVGAVVAVAGLVVFLGTRGGDSAAEGIDDPASSSDATPGASDSASGSEDIEIPTERVEPASRPEALPNPTSCEYRKSGEPAKEVSLPDGENVPSEGTVKVTLHTNVGDIGLDLDRSLAPCTVNSFVHLAEEGFYTDTSCHRIGTEGLQMLQCGDPTGEGMGGPGYMFADETFDSLTYGRGILAMANSGPDTNGSQFFMVYGDAPLPPSYTVFGTIDDEGLEVLDEVARAGHDGRFDPSPGGGKPNTEVKFTDVTVES is encoded by the coding sequence GTGGCGACCAACCAGCAACGCCGCGAGGCCGCGAAACGCAAGCTGGAACGACAGCTCGCCCGTCGTGCCGAGCGGGAGAGGCGACGCAGGATCGTCGGAGTCGCCGTCACGGTGGGAGCCGTGGTGGCCGTCGCGGGCCTCGTCGTGTTCCTGGGCACGCGGGGCGGTGACAGCGCGGCGGAGGGCATCGACGATCCCGCCAGCTCGTCGGACGCGACGCCCGGAGCGTCGGACTCGGCCTCCGGATCGGAAGACATCGAGATCCCCACCGAGCGCGTCGAACCCGCCTCCCGTCCCGAGGCGCTGCCCAACCCGACGTCGTGCGAGTACCGGAAGTCGGGCGAGCCCGCCAAGGAGGTCTCCCTCCCCGACGGCGAGAACGTCCCGTCCGAGGGCACCGTGAAGGTCACGCTGCACACCAACGTCGGCGACATCGGGCTCGACCTCGACAGGTCGCTGGCCCCGTGCACGGTCAACAGCTTCGTGCACCTGGCGGAGGAAGGCTTCTACACCGACACGAGTTGCCACCGGATCGGCACCGAGGGCCTCCAGATGCTCCAGTGCGGCGACCCGACCGGTGAGGGCATGGGCGGCCCCGGCTACATGTTCGCGGACGAGACCTTCGACTCCCTCACCTACGGTCGCGGCATCCTCGCGATGGCCAACAGCGGCCCGGACACCAACGGCAGCCAGTTCTTCATGGTCTACGGCGACGCGCCGCTGCCGCCCAGCTACACGGTGTTCGGCACCATCGACGACGAGGGGCTCGAGGTACTCGACGAGGTCGCTCGCGCGGGCCACGACGGCAGGTTCGACCCGTCCCCCGGCGGCGGCAAGCCCAACACCGAGGTGAAGTTCACCGACGTGACCGTCGAGTCCTGA